ATATGTTTCTCTTACTCTAGGAAACACAGTGTCTACAGCTAACAAGATGGCACAGTTGGCGCAAAGAAAGGAGCCATGGACAATAGGTCTACAATCCCCTAATAAGAGGAATGTCCTACAAAGCAACTATATCAAGGAAAAATCAGTTCATGCTATTCAGACCCCTGCAAGGAATGCAGGGAAAACACGGAGAGAGCAGCAGCAGTGGGGtttggaagatgaaaaaataGCAGGTGTGCATTGGAGTTACGAGGAAACTAAGACTTTTCTTACAATTCTCAAAGAGTCTCGCTTTTATGAAACACTTCAGGCCTGTCCCCGAAACAGCCAAGTATATGGTGCTGTAGCTGAATGGTTGCGAGAATGTGGCTTCCTCCGAACACCAGAGCAGTGTCGGACCAAGTTCAAAAGTCTACAGAAGAGTTATCGAAAAGTGAGAAATGGCCATGTGCTAGAACCCTGTGCCTTCTTTGAGGACATGGATGTTTTGTTGAACCCTGCAGCTCATACTTCATCCACGGATAAGCCAAAGGAGATTCTGTCTCTCCCCAGACTAAAGAGAATTGGTATTAATGCTAAAGAACAGATCGAtttggtggaggaggaagaagccgCAGAAGAATCTGATGGTGAtgaaatgggtgttgagtttatCCAGAAGTCTGAGCTTCGTGGTGCTCCTGTCTTATTTCAAAACCTGAGTGGTAAGaatggtgctttttttttctttctggtttgaaAATGGATGATGTGGTCTTGTGGAAAAAGGAATAGGCCAGAAGTGACCAAACCCAGGGAATTCTGTCACGCACACCTTGCCACTCATCACTGTAATTGGCCATGTAACTGAAAGTACTCCCAGATGTTTTGTTACCCCCAGTGCAGTCTGAGTAACAGCCATGAAGGGTTCTTTTTTGGGTTAGAGCACAGCATGCATTTTGAGTATTTGGGGTCTGTGGAAGGAAGACAAATGGAGTCCAGGGTTCTAAGGATCTAACATTATCTGAGAATTGTTACAATGCAGTCAATTGTATTAGATTGTAACAGTCAAGGATACATTATTATACTATCAAGGATAGTCCATAAAGGAATATgtaactaacaacaacaacaaaaaaagaattaaaaaaaaaagaaattcaaagagaagaaaggaaaagaagaatcacAAAGTAGAtgcattaaatggaaaaaaatcagtaagatgATAGATGtaaatccaaatatatcattaattacaaatttaaaagtctaagattatcagatatatttttaaaaactatattgcTTACAAGAgatacatctttttctttttctttttttttttttggagcagagaaaggcttATTGCAGGGccaaagcaaggagaatgggtggcttatGCTCAAAAACCCAGAACCACAAGAGATACATCTTAAACAATATTCAGAGATATtgaaattaaaaggataaaaaaaagatactatgCAAAAGAAAGATGGTGTTGAAATTTGGGGCCTGGGACATGCAGAACTAAACCACCACTTAGTAGCTATGTGACAGCTGACATATCATATAACtactttgagcttcagttttctgtcTAAAATATAGCTAAGAATATGAGGGTAGTTATTAGCGTTAAATGAGATAACGTAGATGAAGGCATTCTGCAGATGCTAAAATGCAATAAAACACTGCCTGGTGTCACAGTTATTAGTAATGTTTCTGTAATCCACTTTATGAAAAGATGGTAATTTCTTAggtagaatggaaaaataaaccagGCTGGGAGATCTGAGACTGTACTCATGACTGTACCTATTCAAAACAAACAGATCTCAggaaaaagatgggaaaatgcATTATACAGGTATTCATCATTCTGGAAATCCATAGACATGAGGGTAGGTGGTTTCAAATATGGAATCCAATGATATGACTGAAAGAGACCACCCAGTAAGTTGGAGGACAGAAAAGACTTTCCTACTACAGATTATAAAACACCCAAAAAGCATGTTTAACAAACTGTCTTCAGACATATCCTGAAAAGCTTAATTCTGCTATAAAAGCAGGACATCTTCCTGTCTTACAGATGGTTTCATCTCTCAAAGTAGAGGACTCAGTAACATCAAAAACTACTCTGGACATAGTTCTGCTGTTCAAAGAAGACGGGCTAAAGAAATGATAGGGAATTTGGGGGAAAAGTTCCTGCTGGGTGTCCTAGCCCATTATtcctaacaatttttaaaagacagacagCTAAATCCTTAAGAACCATAGCAATGACAGATTTGGGGGGCTACATTTTTATTCTACCAAGTAAACTTTGAGATCAGttcatcaattttaattttaaaatcctattGGGATTTTGACTTTATAGATTCATTTGACAGTTGATATCTGTACAACTTGAATCTTCCTATCCAGAAACAGTGTCTCTCCATTCTTTCTAGTTCTTTTATGTCTTTCAATATaatattatagttattttatataGGCCTTCTCATTTCTTGCAAAGCTTATTCGCAGGCATATAATAGTTCCAGGGAATGGGATTTGTTTTCTTGTACTTCttatattttgtaatgtatagaggCTTCAGACACCTTGTATCTTTGAACTTTATCCTTGAATGGCAGGTGTGCACTGGGGCTACGAGGAAACCAAGACTTTCCTTGACATCCTCCGTGAGACTCGGTTTTATGAAGCACTGCAAGCCTGTCATCGGAAGAGCAAGTTGTACGGGGCCGTGGCTGAACAGCTGCAAGAGTGTGGCTTCCTCCGGACACCGGAACAGTGCCGGACCAAGTTCAAAAGCCTTCAGAAGAGTTACCGCAAAGTGAAAAATGGTCACGTGCTAGAGTCCTGTGCATTCTACAAGGAGATGGATGCCCTGATTAACTCTCGGGCATCTGCCCCTCCCACTAGCACCCCAGAGGAAGCCCCATCACCCTCAATTCAAGAAAGAGAGGACATTGAGATTGAACCCCAGGAACCTACGGGCTGGGAACCTGAGGAGGACTCACAGGAGGCAATAGTTGAAGATTCCAGCAGTGAGAGACTGAGTGAGGAGGAAATTGTGCCAGAGCCAGAATTCCAGGGACCTCCAGGTTTACTGCAAAGCCCGAGTGGTAAGGATCATGAGGGGCTGTGGTCTAAAGAAGAAGGAAGTGGGATCTACTGACAGATCAGAAGAGCTGGCACATCGCTCATGAAGGTCTATTCATTAAGCAGATATTCGTGTGTCCTGTGCCATTTGAGGAAAAGGGGGAGGTATCGATGAATAAAACAGAGTCCCTGTTCTTATGGTGCTTCTGTTCAAGGGAGGAACTTGGATTCTCGTGATTTGGTTTTTGGGATCTCAGCCTCGGTTTTGGTGTGTATGGGGCAGATAATGTTTAATATCTCCTAGAAATATTGTGGGGAAGAAGAATTTGGAATTAAACGTGAGAAAAACTCAGATCAAGGAGGTGTGTCAGTAAGCTCAAAACAGAAATGTCTCAGTTATGTGTGATGTGCATGAGAAAAAGGAtaggcagagagaaaaagactTTATTCTGGTACTGAGCTCCACCTGCGGGTTTCCCGCTGACCACTGGATGCCCTCACAGGCGTCTCACCAGCAGTCCAggcttacatttttcaaaattaaaatcaggATCTTCCTTCCCACACTATGGCTCTTCCCTGTGTCCTCCCACAGGTCATCCAGACTTAAAAGATAGAGATTTTTTTGATGCCTTCTCTCTCATTGTTTACATCCAGGCAGATGATATGTTTTTTCAGCTGTTGTAGAACTCCCATCTGCCCCCCTCTTTAGTTACCATAACCATTACCCTAGTTTAGCGTTTCTCTGTCTCTTGCCTAAACTATTGTAAAAGTCTCCAAACCAGTTTTCTCCATTAGACTTGTATTAAGATTCCACAACCATCCTTAATCTGAGTTTGTCTTTCTAACCTTACCTGTTATTATTTTCCTTCCTGTACTCTATGCTTATTCAAAACAAACATTAGAAAAGGAAGTTCACACATATGCTCTCTGGTAGTATTTATACAGGAATTTGTTTTTGTATGGGAATGAAAGCTGAAATTATTAACTCTGTAACTGGAACAGTTAAAGTTGATAACTTTGGAAACAAAGTCCTTCTCTTGTGAATCTTGTTTTTTAAGGTGAGCTCCAGATCTGTCATCAAATTATCAGGCTCTGTCTGAGGCAACTACTAGGCTATAACTTCCTCCAAATCCCAGAACAATGTTGGACCCAATCAGAGTACTTCAGAAGATGACATTGTTAGGGCTTTTGACCTAAGTCAGTGGATTCACTGATGGCTGCCCTCCTCTTCCAGCccaggacacagccaccccacttAGGACTGAGGGATGTTGGCAGTTTCAGCTCAATATGTGGAAGGAAAGTAACGTTGAAATTAGCAAGTAGAAAAAAGACAGTACAGCAAAATGCATAAGAAGGGTTTGAGAATCAAGCAAACCTGGATTGGGCCTAATTTACACAGTTTGTGAACTATTTATGGATCAAATAATACGATGTCtgaatttacttcaaaataatccgGGTAGAGGGAGCAGAGAATGTGTGGGAAtagagatgaaacaagattggccaggAGTATATCATTGGGTAAGTGGTTCATGGAAGTTCAGTTTATGTACTGTTCTCTACTTTTCTGTgtttaaattttccataataaaaagttaatacaAAAACCACACAGTTAATAAGTGACCAGGATGGAATCATAACCAGagctgtctgattccaaagcctgtgtCTTCACCACATCATGCTCTCTGTTCAGAAAACTTCTCGGCAAAGCTGGATCCAAGATGTACTGTGGGATGCAGATGAAAGAGTGAGGAGAAGATAATTCTGGTTGTCGAGCAGTGAGAATTAAGATTTGAGTTAGTGTGGTCTGTGTGTGAGACTGCCAGAAAAAACAAAGTGACAGCaacatttgagaagaaagaaataccCTTGGATAGAGTATGACTAGAGGTTGATGAGCTTAGAAGTCCATTGAGGAATTTGGACTTGATCATTAGAATCTAAACACTAATGAAGTGTAGTGTACTTTCATTATAGATGAGACATTTTGAAAGCAGGATGAATTGTAGTGGAATTTCAGGGAGATAAACTAAGTTGCTCCCACGTTAATCAGGATACAGATTGGGGATAATGGCTTGGATTATAATTAAATTCTGAAAACATTTCCAGAGGCCTACTTTGTGCTGGGTATTATTGGCTATTCGtggaactgaaagaaaataaggcCCAGTGAATCAGAAAGAGTCCCCACGCCTGAGGCCAGTGAAGCACACAGGGATCCTAACAGACAAGGCCTGTAGGCCATGTTGTTTATGTTGATACATGACTGGTCtgaaatgtttgtcttttttttcagattttgaaaTTGGAAGTAGTATCAAGGAGGATGCAACACAGGTAATATATAAGGACATGGAGCAGCATAGGGCACTAATAGAAAAGTCTAAAAGGGTTGTTTCTCAGAATGCTGACCCAGGTAAATATTGTAAAAGGGAATGCATCTCAGGAAGACAATGGGACAACCTTCAAGGAGTCAGACAGGGAAAACTGATGTCTCAGCCTAGAGATTTAGGGAAAGCTGTCGTGCATCAGAGGCCTTTCATGGGGAAAAGGCCCTACCGACTTCTCAAATACGGAGAAAGCTTTGGAAGGAGTGCTCGCCTCATGTGCCGGATGACCCACCAGAAGGAAAATCCTTACAAGTGTAGTGTCTGTGGGAAGTGCTTTGGTAGAAGCAGGAGTCTAATTAGACACCAAAGAATCCACACAGGAGAAAAACCTTTTAAATGTCTTGACTGCGGGAAAAGCTTTAACGACTCCTCAAACTTCGGTGCCCACCAGAGAAtccacacaggagagaagccCTACAGATGTGAAGAGTGTGGAAAATGCTTCAGTCAGAGCTCGAGTCTCATAATACATCAGAGAacccacactggagagaagccctacCAGTGTGGAGAGTGTGGGAAAAGCTTTACCAACAGTTCTCATTTCAGTGCCCACAGGAGGGTCCACACTGGTGAGAATCCCTACAAATGTGTGGATTGTGAGAAGAGTTTCAATAACTGTACGAGATTTCGAGAACATCGGCGAGTacacactggagagaagccctatgGGTGCGTGCAGTGTGGCAAACGTTTCAGTAAGAGTTCTGTTCTCACTAAACATCGGGAGGTTCATGTGAGAGAAAAGCTTCTGCCATACCCTCCAGCGCTCTATGCCCCAGAGAACCCACACAAGGGAAAGACTGATGAATTCAGGCAAACTGTTTGATGACGATCTCTTCTCTTCCTAAATGTCCCCTTAGCCATTTTACCCTAATCTCACTCTTGGAAGCAATCTTTTCTTAGCTATAAAGTGTAATTCCCAAGATAAGgttgagaatatcaataaagactTGGATCCTGTCCTCACCTCTGCCTCTAACTTGATCAGTCTGTTCCTCTCCTCCTATGTGTCTCAACTTTTCCTTTAATAAAGTGAAGAAGCTACAGTGTCTGAGTGCAGAATGGAATTCTCTTCAGTATGTCGAGACCACTGCCATGGGATCGCTAAACCCAGCAACATCCAAGATCCTTCAGTGTATGGGAGAGTTGTTATCAAGGACATAAAAAATGCTCAAAGTTTTTTTCATTCTCTACCACATGCGATCCCGGATGCAACTTGATCACAGAGTTTCCTGTTTGGGTAGAACTTTCAGGAGCCTGATGAGAACCACATCAGATCCATCTTGGTTTTGAAGATATTCACAAAAGGAGATTGAAGATTTTATAGTTTCCATCAGAAGTCTGTTGCAGTGTACCTTTTTTGTGTCAAGAAGTTGATCTAAATAGCTAAGGTAGAATCCCTGTATTGTCACTGAAATAATGCCTTGCCCTCCATAGAGATGAGAAGC
This genomic stretch from Globicephala melas chromosome 15, mGloMel1.2, whole genome shotgun sequence harbors:
- the ZKSCAN2 gene encoding zinc finger protein with KRAB and SCAN domains 2, whose amino-acid sequence is MAASLDPQIDAPLEVEGCLIMKVEKEPEWASQPILEGSDSSESETFRKCFRQFCYEDVTGPHEAFSKLWELCCRWLKPEMRSKEQILELLVIEQFLTILPEKIQAWAQKQCPESGEEAVALVIHLEKETGRLRQQVSSPVYSEKQAPLGAAWEVADFQPQQVETQPRVMSLEGAESLHSGHQEQLNQKRELRPLPKNARPSPWVPAPADEWNTIDQEVTATRVPVGSQGPLKDVHMARGFSYKKSVRQIPAHRDLYRDIRKESIGNMVSLGNTVSTANKMAQLAQRKEPWTIGLQSPNKRNVLQSNYIKEKSVHAIQTPARNAGKTRREQQQWGLEDEKIAGVHWSYEETKTFLTILKESRFYETLQACPRNSQVYGAVAEWLRECGFLRTPEQCRTKFKSLQKSYRKVRNGHVLEPCAFFEDMDVLLNPAAHTSSTDKPKEILSLPRLKRIGINAKEQIDLVEEEEAAEESDGDEMGVEFIQKSELRGAPVLFQNLSGVHWGYEETKTFLDILRETRFYEALQACHRKSKLYGAVAEQLQECGFLRTPEQCRTKFKSLQKSYRKVKNGHVLESCAFYKEMDALINSRASAPPTSTPEEAPSPSIQEREDIEIEPQEPTGWEPEEDSQEAIVEDSSSERLSEEEIVPEPEFQGPPGLLQSPSDFEIGSSIKEDATQVIYKDMEQHRALIEKSKRVVSQNADPGKYCKRECISGRQWDNLQGVRQGKLMSQPRDLGKAVVHQRPFMGKRPYRLLKYGESFGRSARLMCRMTHQKENPYKCSVCGKCFGRSRSLIRHQRIHTGEKPFKCLDCGKSFNDSSNFGAHQRIHTGEKPYRCEECGKCFSQSSSLIIHQRTHTGEKPYQCGECGKSFTNSSHFSAHRRVHTGENPYKCVDCEKSFNNCTRFREHRRVHTGEKPYGCVQCGKRFSKSSVLTKHREVHVREKLLPYPPALYAPENPHKGKTDEFRQTV